A single region of the Thermoanaerobacterium aotearoense genome encodes:
- a CDS encoding ABC transporter substrate-binding protein: MKRMKKILSIALIGSVLFSSTACSNDIKPSAVSNTQQNKDKVIELTFWHSMGGKGGEAINKMVDDFNKTHPNIKVTAQYQGTYDDALNKLKASEQSKSGPDIMQVYDIGTKFMIDSGWTTPVQEFIDEDKFDTSKLEPNLLSYYTVNGKLYSMPFNSSTPILYYNKNAFKEAGLDPNNPPNNFNEIEEYGKRLVKKDASGKVTQYGYSMAIYGWFFEQFMAKQGALYANNGNGRDKEATAVVFNNDAGLNIINWWKKLVDEGIAGNFGRKTDDTKNAFIAGRTAMIIESTASLKSILDGVGNKFEVGTAYLPALNDSKDGGVIIGGASLWILNNKPKEYQKAAWEFVKFMVSPEEQVFWNENTGYFPVTKEAYDLPEMSVHLEKYPQFKTAIEQLHSTPINRATQGALIGVFPEARQIIEQNIEKVLNNQVTPKQALDDAEKNINSALENYNKTSNR, encoded by the coding sequence ATGAAACGAATGAAGAAAATCTTATCTATCGCTTTGATTGGAAGTGTATTATTTTCATCTACAGCGTGTTCTAATGACATAAAACCATCGGCAGTATCTAATACACAGCAGAACAAAGACAAAGTCATAGAGCTAACATTCTGGCATTCAATGGGTGGAAAAGGAGGAGAAGCAATAAACAAGATGGTAGACGACTTTAATAAAACACATCCTAATATCAAAGTTACTGCCCAATACCAGGGAACCTACGATGATGCGTTAAACAAATTGAAAGCATCAGAACAGTCAAAATCAGGACCAGATATTATGCAAGTGTATGATATAGGAACTAAATTCATGATTGACAGTGGTTGGACAACGCCTGTACAAGAATTTATCGATGAAGACAAATTTGATACATCTAAACTCGAACCAAACCTTTTAAGTTATTATACCGTCAATGGCAAGTTGTATTCTATGCCATTCAATTCGTCAACACCAATATTGTATTACAATAAAAATGCATTTAAAGAAGCTGGTCTTGACCCTAATAACCCTCCTAATAATTTTAATGAGATAGAAGAATACGGTAAGAGGCTTGTGAAAAAAGACGCATCTGGCAAAGTTACACAATACGGATATTCAATGGCGATATATGGTTGGTTTTTTGAACAATTTATGGCAAAACAAGGAGCACTGTATGCCAACAATGGTAATGGCAGAGATAAAGAAGCAACGGCAGTAGTATTTAATAATGATGCAGGTTTAAATATTATTAACTGGTGGAAGAAACTTGTTGATGAAGGTATTGCAGGCAATTTTGGAAGAAAAACAGATGATACTAAAAATGCATTTATTGCAGGTCGAACTGCTATGATTATAGAATCAACAGCATCGTTGAAATCAATATTGGATGGGGTAGGAAATAAATTTGAAGTTGGAACAGCGTATTTGCCAGCATTAAATGATAGTAAAGATGGTGGAGTAATAATTGGTGGTGCCTCGCTGTGGATACTTAACAATAAGCCGAAAGAATACCAAAAAGCAGCGTGGGAATTTGTAAAGTTCATGGTTTCTCCGGAAGAACAAGTATTTTGGAATGAAAATACAGGATATTTCCCAGTGACAAAGGAAGCTTATGATTTGCCTGAAATGAGTGTACATTTGGAAAAGTATCCGCAATTTAAAACAGCAATTGAGCAGCTTCATTCTACACCTATAAATAGAGCAACACAAGGAGCATTAATAGGAGTCTTTCCCGAGGCGAGACAAATAATAGAACAGAACATAGAAAAAGTTTTAAATAATCAGGTTACACCAAAACAAGCTCTCGATGATGCTGAAAAAAATATTAATAGTGCGCTTGAAAATTACAACAAAACATCAAACAGATAG
- a CDS encoding sulfide/dihydroorotate dehydrogenase-like FAD/NAD-binding protein: MNEILEKKQLNPTVKMMVINAPLMAKKAKPGQFVIVRVDEKGERIPLTIADYDRNKGTITIIFQEVGMSTKKLGTLNVGDRLHDFVGPLGKPVEFSKDTKRVLAIGGGVGVAPLYPKVKMLNEMKVPVDSIIGGRSAEYVILEDEMKKVSENLYITTDDGTKGRKGFVTDVLKELIEKDNKYDEVIAIGPLIMMKMVCNITKEYNIPTMVSMNPIMIDGTGMCGGCRVTVGGETKFACVDGPAFDGLKVDFDEAMRRQNMYKDMERKVLENYEHECKLGGILNG; the protein is encoded by the coding sequence ATGAACGAGATTTTAGAGAAGAAGCAATTGAATCCCACTGTCAAAATGATGGTTATAAACGCTCCACTAATGGCGAAAAAGGCGAAACCTGGACAGTTTGTCATAGTAAGAGTAGATGAAAAGGGTGAACGCATTCCTTTGACAATAGCGGATTACGACAGAAACAAAGGCACGATTACTATAATATTTCAAGAAGTCGGCATGAGCACCAAGAAGTTAGGTACGTTAAACGTAGGCGATAGATTGCATGACTTCGTAGGACCTTTAGGAAAACCTGTTGAATTTTCAAAAGATACGAAGAGAGTTTTAGCAATCGGCGGAGGTGTTGGAGTTGCGCCGCTTTATCCAAAAGTAAAAATGCTAAATGAGATGAAAGTACCAGTGGATAGTATAATAGGCGGCAGAAGTGCAGAGTACGTCATATTAGAAGATGAAATGAAAAAAGTCAGTGAAAACCTTTATATAACGACGGATGACGGCACAAAAGGCCGTAAAGGCTTTGTAACAGATGTATTAAAAGAATTGATAGAAAAAGACAACAAATACGATGAAGTAATTGCAATTGGGCCACTGATAATGATGAAGATGGTATGCAATATAACAAAAGAATACAACATACCAACTATGGTCAGCATGAACCCGATAATGATAGACGGAACTGGAATGTGCGGAGGATGCAGAGTCACAGTTGGAGGAGAGACAAAATTTGCATGTGTCGATGGTCCAGCATTTGACGGGCTTAAAGTAGACTTTGATGAAGCAATGAGAAGGCAGAATATGTATAAAGATATGGAGAGGAAAGTATTAGAAAATTATGAGCACGAATGCAAGTTAGGGGGCATCTTAAATGGCTAA
- a CDS encoding iron-containing alcohol dehydrogenase, which yields MWETKVNPSKIFELRCKNTTYFGVGSIHKIKDILENLKINGINNVIFITGKGSYKTSGAWDVVRPVLEELDLKYSLYDKVGPNPTVDMIDEAAKIGRESGAKAVIGIGGGSPIDTAKSVAVLLKYTDKNARELYKQKFIPDDAVPIIAINLTHGTGTEVDRFAVATIPEKNYKPAIAYDCLYPMFAIDDPSLMTKLDKKQTIAVTVDALNHITEAATTLVASPYSILTAKETVRLIVRYLPAAVNDPLNIVARYYLLYASALAGISFDNGLLHLTHALEHPLSAVKPEIAHGLGLGAILPAVIKAIYPATAEVLADVYSPIVPGLKGLPVEAEYVAEKVQEWLFSVGCIQKLSDFGFTKDDIPNLVKLAKTTPSLDGLLSIAPVEATESVIEKIYLKSL from the coding sequence ATGTGGGAAACAAAAGTAAATCCTAGCAAAATTTTTGAACTTCGCTGTAAAAATACGACTTATTTTGGTGTTGGCAGTATACATAAGATAAAGGATATATTAGAAAATCTAAAAATTAATGGCATTAATAATGTTATTTTTATAACAGGCAAAGGTTCGTATAAGACTAGCGGAGCTTGGGATGTTGTAAGGCCTGTATTGGAAGAGCTTGATTTAAAATATTCACTTTACGATAAAGTTGGTCCAAATCCTACCGTTGATATGATAGACGAAGCGGCAAAAATTGGACGAGAATCTGGAGCGAAAGCCGTAATTGGAATTGGCGGTGGTAGCCCTATAGATACTGCAAAAAGTGTAGCTGTGCTATTAAAGTATACTGATAAAAATGCACGAGAGCTTTATAAGCAAAAATTTATTCCTGATGATGCTGTTCCTATAATAGCTATAAATCTTACACATGGTACAGGAACAGAGGTAGATAGATTTGCAGTGGCTACTATACCTGAGAAAAATTATAAACCAGCTATAGCTTATGATTGCTTATATCCTATGTTTGCTATAGATGACCCTTCGCTTATGACAAAGCTTGATAAAAAACAGACTATAGCCGTTACTGTTGATGCTTTAAATCACATTACAGAAGCTGCTACGACACTTGTTGCATCTCCATATAGTATTCTTACGGCTAAGGAAACAGTAAGATTGATTGTTCGATATCTTCCCGCTGCTGTAAATGATCCTTTAAATATAGTGGCAAGATATTACCTTCTGTATGCTTCTGCATTAGCTGGCATATCTTTTGACAATGGTCTTTTGCATCTTACTCATGCTTTAGAGCATCCTTTAAGTGCTGTAAAACCTGAAATAGCTCATGGTTTAGGGCTTGGTGCAATATTGCCAGCAGTTATAAAAGCTATTTATCCAGCTACAGCAGAAGTATTGGCTGATGTATATAGTCCTATAGTTCCTGGTTTAAAAGGACTGCCTGTTGAGGCGGAGTATGTAGCAGAAAAAGTTCAAGAATGGCTTTTTAGTGTGGGGTGCATTCAAAAGTTATCTGATTTTGGGTTTACGAAAGATGATATTCCTAATCTTGTAAAACTTGCTAAAACAACTCCTTCCCTTGATGGGTTGTTATCTATTGCACCTGTTGAAGCTACTGAATCTGTCATTGAAAAGATTTATTTAAAATCTCTTTAA
- a CDS encoding glycerol-3-phosphate responsive antiterminator, whose protein sequence is MKKDEFLRRLDSRKLIAAIKEERYIEKAINKNLSGVFLLTGNIGVIKKYVDFFRANDMFTFVHMEKIGGISFDKEGLEFVANYVKPDGIITTKNSLIKIAKKLNMLTIQRCFMIDTDALKKAIEISKETQPDFVELMPALMPDVIREFTGNTSEPVISGGLIKTSEQMMNALLNGAIAVSTGTPRLWNVDASKMYKEVSKWREQNQLQTLVMQ, encoded by the coding sequence TTGAAGAAAGATGAGTTCTTAAGAAGGCTTGACAGCAGAAAATTGATTGCCGCTATTAAAGAAGAAAGATATATTGAAAAAGCAATTAATAAAAACTTAAGTGGTGTTTTCTTACTTACAGGGAATATTGGTGTAATAAAAAAGTATGTAGACTTTTTTAGAGCAAATGATATGTTTACATTCGTTCATATGGAGAAAATTGGAGGTATAAGTTTTGATAAAGAGGGGCTTGAATTTGTAGCTAATTATGTAAAACCAGATGGGATAATTACCACAAAAAACAGTCTTATAAAGATTGCAAAAAAACTTAATATGTTGACGATTCAAAGATGTTTTATGATAGATACAGATGCATTAAAAAAAGCGATAGAGATTTCGAAAGAAACACAACCTGATTTTGTTGAACTTATGCCAGCTTTAATGCCTGATGTAATTCGAGAATTTACTGGAAATACAAGTGAGCCTGTCATAAGTGGAGGACTAATTAAAACAAGTGAACAAATGATGAATGCTTTATTAAATGGTGCTATTGCTGTTTCGACAGGCACTCCAAGATTATGGAATGTAGATGCATCAAAAATGTATAAGGAGGTGTCGAAGTGGAGAGAACAGAATCAATTGCAAACTTTAGTAATGCAATAG
- a CDS encoding DUF362 domain-containing protein encodes MAHIITDECISCGACAAECPVDAIHEGTGKYEVDADTCIDCGACEPVCPTGAIKAE; translated from the coding sequence ATGGCACATATTATTACAGACGAATGCATAAGCTGTGGTGCTTGCGCTGCAGAATGCCCTGTAGATGCTATTCACGAAGGTACAGGAAAATACGAAGTGGATGCTGATACATGTATAGATTGTGGTGCATGTGAACCAGTATGCCCAACAGGAGCTATTAAGGCTGAATAA
- the gltA gene encoding NADPH-dependent glutamate synthase gives MSLKKVPMPEQEPDQRNKNFKEVALGYEENMAVEEAERCIQCKNQPCVEGCPVHVKIPEFIKLIANRDFEGAYQKIKETNNLPAICGRVCPQESQCESVCTRGKKGEPVAIGRLERFTADWHMKNNEDKIEKPETNGRKVAVIGSGPAGLSCAGDLAKMGYDTTIFEAFHTPGGVLMYGIPEFRLPKEIVQKEIDSLKKLGVKIETNMVIGKILTIDDLFDMGYEAVFIGTGAGLPKFMNIPGENLNGVYSANEFLTRINLMKAYDFPNSPTPVKVGKKVAVVGGGNVAMDAARSAKRMGAEEVYIVYRRSEEEMPARLEEIHHAKEEGIIFKLLTNPVRIIGDESGSVKGIECVNMVLGDVDESGRRRPVEEKGSEHVIDVDTVIIAIGQSPNPLITSTTEGLEKQRWGGIIVNEETLETSRRGVFAGGDAVTGAATVILAMGAGKKAAASIHKYLSEK, from the coding sequence ATGTCGTTAAAAAAAGTACCAATGCCTGAACAGGAACCAGATCAGCGGAACAAAAATTTCAAAGAAGTTGCATTAGGGTATGAAGAAAACATGGCTGTTGAAGAAGCCGAAAGATGTATTCAATGTAAGAATCAGCCATGTGTTGAAGGTTGCCCTGTTCACGTAAAAATACCTGAGTTCATCAAGCTGATAGCAAACAGGGACTTTGAAGGAGCATATCAAAAGATAAAAGAAACGAATAATCTACCTGCAATATGTGGAAGAGTATGTCCACAGGAAAGCCAGTGTGAATCAGTATGCACAAGAGGCAAAAAAGGAGAACCTGTAGCTATAGGCAGACTGGAGAGATTTACAGCAGATTGGCATATGAAAAATAATGAAGATAAAATAGAAAAACCAGAGACGAATGGCAGAAAAGTTGCTGTTATAGGATCTGGGCCTGCAGGACTATCGTGTGCAGGTGATCTTGCAAAAATGGGATATGACACAACCATCTTTGAAGCATTTCATACACCAGGCGGTGTTTTAATGTACGGTATCCCAGAGTTTAGACTTCCAAAAGAAATAGTGCAAAAAGAAATTGATTCGTTGAAAAAATTGGGAGTAAAAATAGAAACCAACATGGTCATAGGCAAGATACTTACAATCGATGATTTATTCGACATGGGGTATGAAGCAGTGTTCATAGGGACAGGCGCAGGATTGCCTAAATTTATGAATATACCTGGAGAAAACTTAAATGGAGTTTACTCAGCAAATGAATTTTTGACGAGGATTAATTTGATGAAAGCTTATGATTTCCCTAACAGTCCCACTCCTGTAAAAGTAGGCAAGAAAGTTGCTGTTGTTGGCGGTGGAAACGTGGCGATGGATGCAGCAAGATCCGCAAAGCGCATGGGAGCAGAAGAAGTGTACATCGTATATAGAAGGTCAGAGGAAGAAATGCCTGCAAGGCTTGAGGAAATACACCACGCAAAAGAAGAAGGAATCATATTTAAGTTATTGACAAACCCTGTAAGAATCATTGGTGATGAAAGTGGCAGTGTAAAAGGAATCGAATGTGTTAACATGGTTTTAGGCGATGTAGACGAATCAGGTAGAAGAAGACCTGTAGAAGAAAAAGGCTCAGAGCATGTAATAGATGTAGATACAGTTATTATAGCAATAGGACAAAGTCCAAATCCGCTTATAACATCCACAACAGAAGGTTTAGAAAAGCAAAGATGGGGTGGAATAATAGTCAACGAAGAAACATTGGAGACAAGCCGCAGAGGAGTTTTTGCGGGCGGTGATGCTGTGACAGGTGCAGCTACAGTAATACTTGCAATGGGAGCTGGTAAAAAAGCTGCAGCTTCTATACACAAATATTTAAGCGAAAAGTGA
- the gltX gene encoding glutamate--tRNA ligase, translating into MKDVRVRFAPSPTGNLHIGGARTALFNWLFARHNNGKLILRVDDTDLERSTGDSMKAILDGLKWLGIDWDEGPIYQSKRLDEYKKYADELVSKGKAYYCFCTKEELDEMRSEAQKAGKPPMYTGKCRNLSPDEVKKYIDEGKKYVVRLKVPKDGKTVVHDIIRGDVEFDNSTFDDFIIMKSDNMPTYNFATVIDDYEMKISHIIRGEEHLSNTPKQILIYEALGFEKPEFAHVSMILAPDRSKLSKRHGATSVQEFRDLGYLPEAIINYITLLGWVPSDGEEVFTTEKSVREFTLDRVSKNPAIYDTKKLTWLNGIYIRECDIDRLTKEVIPFLISKGLIGDEYDYDYIRKIVIAVREREKTLSDIADAMSYYFKDDFSYDEKGVKKYFEKDGVENILREAIEILKKVDNFNLTETENAYRDLIERLNIKSGDLFHPTRLAISGRTFGPGLFDIMELLGKERTIERIEKAIKYIESIKQK; encoded by the coding sequence ATGAAAGATGTTAGAGTTAGATTTGCACCAAGCCCAACAGGCAATTTACATATTGGCGGTGCCAGAACAGCGTTATTTAATTGGCTTTTTGCAAGGCACAATAATGGAAAGTTAATTTTAAGAGTTGATGATACGGATTTGGAGCGTTCGACGGGTGATTCAATGAAGGCCATATTAGATGGACTTAAATGGCTTGGCATCGATTGGGATGAAGGGCCAATATACCAGTCAAAAAGGCTTGATGAATATAAGAAGTATGCTGATGAGTTAGTAAGTAAAGGTAAAGCCTATTATTGTTTTTGTACAAAAGAAGAGCTCGATGAAATGAGAAGTGAAGCGCAAAAGGCTGGAAAACCACCTATGTATACAGGCAAATGTAGAAATTTATCGCCTGATGAAGTAAAAAAGTACATAGATGAAGGTAAAAAATACGTCGTACGTCTGAAAGTGCCAAAAGACGGTAAAACGGTAGTGCATGATATAATAAGGGGCGATGTTGAATTTGACAATTCAACGTTTGATGATTTTATCATAATGAAGTCAGATAATATGCCTACATACAATTTTGCCACCGTAATAGATGATTATGAAATGAAGATAAGCCATATAATAAGAGGAGAGGAGCACTTATCAAACACTCCTAAGCAGATCCTTATATACGAAGCATTAGGCTTTGAAAAACCAGAGTTTGCACACGTTTCGATGATATTGGCGCCTGACAGAAGCAAACTCAGCAAAAGACACGGTGCTACGTCTGTGCAAGAGTTTAGAGATTTAGGATACTTGCCTGAAGCAATCATAAACTACATCACGCTTTTAGGGTGGGTGCCGTCAGATGGTGAAGAAGTGTTTACTACGGAAAAAAGTGTAAGAGAATTTACTTTAGATAGAGTATCTAAAAATCCGGCTATATATGATACCAAAAAACTTACTTGGTTAAACGGCATTTACATAAGAGAATGCGATATAGATAGATTGACAAAAGAAGTCATCCCGTTCTTGATTAGCAAAGGATTGATAGGGGATGAATACGATTATGATTATATAAGAAAAATTGTAATCGCTGTAAGGGAGAGGGAAAAAACTTTAAGCGATATAGCTGATGCCATGTCATACTACTTCAAAGACGATTTTTCATATGATGAAAAAGGCGTTAAGAAGTATTTTGAAAAGGATGGAGTCGAAAACATACTTAGAGAAGCCATTGAAATACTTAAAAAAGTAGATAATTTTAATTTGACCGAAACTGAAAATGCGTACCGTGATTTGATAGAAAGACTGAACATAAAAAGCGGTGATTTGTTCCACCCCACAAGACTTGCTATATCTGGCAGAACGTTTGGACCAGGCTTATTTGATATAATGGAACTATTAGGCAAAGAAAGGACTATTGAAAGGATAGAAAAAGCGATAAAATACATTGAAAGCATTAAACAAAAGTAA
- a CDS encoding gamma-glutamylcyclotransferase family protein, whose amino-acid sequence MGKLYLAYGSNMNFKEMMKRCPNAQLIGPAIIENWKLVFRGKDGFAYATIEPSDNSFVPALLWEIGKNDEDALDKYEDYPYLYRKEIIEAICEDKSINAMTYIMNPGYDIGKPSKRYYNIIKQGYIDAGFDVELIENILRN is encoded by the coding sequence ATGGGAAAGCTTTATTTAGCTTATGGCAGCAATATGAATTTTAAGGAAATGATGAAAAGATGTCCAAATGCACAATTAATAGGGCCTGCCATAATCGAAAATTGGAAACTTGTATTCAGAGGTAAAGACGGCTTTGCTTATGCTACAATTGAACCATCTGACAATAGTTTCGTGCCAGCTCTTTTGTGGGAAATAGGAAAGAATGACGAGGATGCTTTGGATAAATATGAAGATTATCCGTATCTTTATAGGAAAGAGATTATAGAGGCAATTTGCGAAGATAAATCAATAAATGCGATGACATATATAATGAATCCGGGGTATGATATAGGAAAACCAAGCAAACGGTATTACAATATCATAAAGCAAGGCTACATAGATGCAGGGTTTGATGTTGAGCTCATAGAAAATATTTTAAGAAATTAA
- the ilvE gene encoding branched-chain-amino-acid transaminase, with amino-acid sequence MPIVFLNGEFVDSEKAAVSVFDHGFLYGDGVFEGIRAYDGVVFKLDDHLKRLYNMAKALLLDIPYSKEEMADKVLETVRRNNLKDAYIRLVVSRGKGDLGLDPYKCSKPTVVIIADKITLYPDEMYQNGLKIITSTFRRNSIQTLDPQIKSLNYLNNILAKIEAVKAGYPEALLLNLEGYVAECTGDNVFIVSDGTLYTPPSAAGALGGITRATVIDIANKLGIPVVEKYFSLFNVYTADECFLTGTAAEAIPVTEVDKRVIGDGKPGEITKKIIEEFKNVRTLYGTKVY; translated from the coding sequence ATGCCTATAGTTTTTCTTAATGGTGAGTTTGTAGACAGTGAAAAAGCGGCTGTTTCGGTTTTTGACCATGGATTTCTTTATGGTGACGGTGTTTTTGAAGGTATAAGGGCGTATGATGGTGTTGTTTTTAAATTAGATGATCACTTAAAGAGACTTTACAATATGGCTAAGGCACTTCTTTTAGATATACCATACTCTAAAGAAGAAATGGCCGATAAAGTCTTGGAAACTGTGAGGAGAAACAACTTAAAAGATGCATACATAAGATTAGTTGTTTCAAGAGGGAAAGGAGATTTAGGGCTCGATCCCTACAAATGTTCAAAGCCTACAGTAGTTATCATTGCAGATAAGATTACATTGTATCCTGATGAAATGTACCAAAATGGATTAAAAATTATCACATCTACGTTTAGGCGCAACTCCATTCAAACCTTAGACCCACAGATTAAATCTCTAAATTATCTTAACAATATATTGGCAAAGATTGAGGCTGTGAAAGCGGGTTATCCAGAAGCTCTTTTATTAAATTTAGAAGGATATGTGGCAGAATGTACAGGTGACAATGTTTTTATTGTATCTGACGGTACTTTATATACACCGCCATCTGCTGCTGGAGCTTTAGGTGGCATTACGAGAGCTACTGTCATAGATATAGCAAATAAACTTGGAATACCAGTTGTTGAAAAATATTTTTCACTTTTCAATGTGTACACTGCAGATGAATGCTTTTTGACAGGTACTGCTGCAGAAGCAATTCCTGTAACTGAAGTTGACAAGAGAGTCATCGGTGACGGTAAGCCTGGCGAGATTACTAAAAAGATCATTGAAGAATTTAAAAATGTGAGAACTTTGTATGGAACAAAGGTATATTAA
- a CDS encoding carbohydrate ABC transporter permease yields the protein MTDYVRWLIKRILLYLVNFILIFIVVFPIIYAISVSFMPNGEAFQYPPKLIPDSFYLGNYIEALKSVPILRFISNSFIVSIIVTIGQILTSSLAAYAFTFYEFKGKNIIFAIFLSTMMIPAEAIIIANYLTIRQLGLLNTYAGLILPYLSSALGIFLLRQFYLTIPKDYYEAAQLDGCTRFGFLIKVVMPLSRPAIGSLAVYSFLMTWNQYMWPLLITNTDDMRTVQIGISMLQWSDSQSFGLIMAGVIMILIPSIMIFIFGQKQLVDGLNAGALKG from the coding sequence ATGACAGACTATGTGAGGTGGTTAATTAAGAGAATTTTGCTATATTTAGTTAACTTTATTCTAATATTTATTGTGGTATTTCCTATTATTTATGCCATATCTGTAAGTTTTATGCCTAATGGCGAAGCTTTTCAATATCCACCAAAATTAATACCAGATTCATTTTATTTAGGCAATTATATTGAGGCACTTAAATCAGTTCCGATATTGCGGTTTATATCAAATAGCTTTATTGTTTCGATAATCGTTACTATAGGACAAATATTGACATCAAGTTTAGCTGCATATGCATTTACATTTTACGAGTTTAAAGGAAAAAATATAATTTTTGCCATATTTCTATCGACCATGATGATACCGGCAGAAGCTATAATAATAGCAAATTATCTCACTATACGGCAGTTAGGGCTGTTAAATACTTATGCAGGGCTCATCTTACCATATTTAAGCTCCGCATTAGGAATATTTTTATTGAGACAGTTTTATTTAACTATTCCAAAAGATTATTATGAAGCTGCTCAGCTAGATGGCTGTACGAGATTTGGATTTTTAATAAAAGTGGTGATGCCCCTTTCAAGGCCGGCAATTGGTTCTTTGGCTGTATATTCTTTTTTGATGACGTGGAATCAGTACATGTGGCCGCTTTTGATAACTAATACTGATGATATGAGGACAGTGCAAATAGGCATAAGCATGTTACAATGGTCAGACTCACAATCGTTTGGACTTATCATGGCTGGTGTAATCATGATTTTGATTCCCTCTATCATGATATTTATTTTTGGACAAAAGCAGCTTGTAGATGGCTTAAATGCCGGTGCATTGAAAGGCTAA
- a CDS encoding carbohydrate ABC transporter permease has translation MERTESIANFSNAIEDSELKNDVIRFKNNIEPYLYLFPSAIVFATFVFYPFIKTIYISLFLTDPQGNLAKFIGLQNYIDIFKTADYINSIYLTLKFVIMTVPLEMIVAFVLSIFANLRLKGIEVIKTIYTLPIAISSASAAVIWMLLFNPSIGFINYILSFFGIHGIGWLTDVKYGMISVSIVNIWLNVGINFIFMLAGLKSIPKDLYESAQIDGANIFVQHIKITVPMLSPTLFFLITVDVINAFQEFGVINIMTQGGPVNSTNVMVYSIYRDAFFNFRYGNGAAESIIIFILLLIFTLLQFASSEKKVFYK, from the coding sequence GTGGAGAGAACAGAATCAATTGCAAACTTTAGTAATGCAATAGAAGATAGTGAACTAAAAAATGACGTAATAAGATTTAAAAACAACATTGAACCATATTTATACCTTTTTCCATCTGCTATTGTTTTCGCGACATTTGTTTTTTATCCATTTATAAAGACTATCTACATAAGTTTGTTTCTAACAGATCCACAAGGGAATTTAGCCAAATTTATTGGATTGCAAAATTATATAGACATTTTTAAAACTGCTGATTATATAAATAGCATTTATTTAACATTAAAATTTGTAATTATGACTGTTCCCTTAGAAATGATTGTTGCATTCGTTCTGTCTATTTTTGCCAATCTAAGACTTAAAGGCATTGAGGTTATTAAAACAATATACACATTGCCTATTGCTATATCGTCGGCATCAGCTGCGGTAATATGGATGCTATTATTCAATCCAAGTATAGGATTTATCAATTACATACTCAGTTTTTTTGGAATACATGGTATAGGATGGCTAACCGATGTAAAATACGGAATGATTTCAGTATCGATAGTAAATATATGGCTCAATGTAGGGATAAATTTCATTTTTATGCTTGCAGGACTGAAAAGTATACCGAAAGACCTTTATGAAAGCGCTCAGATTGACGGAGCCAACATTTTTGTACAACATATTAAGATAACTGTACCAATGCTTTCTCCTACATTGTTTTTCCTAATTACTGTTGACGTTATAAATGCCTTTCAGGAATTTGGAGTAATAAATATTATGACACAAGGTGGTCCAGTTAATTCTACTAACGTCATGGTTTATTCGATATATAGAGATGCGTTTTTTAATTTCAGATATGGAAATGGGGCGGCGGAATCGATAATCATTTTTATATTGCTTTTAATATTCACATTATTACAATTTGCTTCAAGTGAAAAGAAGGTGTTTTATAAATGA